One part of the Terrimicrobium sacchariphilum genome encodes these proteins:
- a CDS encoding beta-galactosidase — MKSKILSLFLALSLNQASAAEAKHTFEIGKDAFLLDGNPIVIRCGELHSARVPREYWQDRLRRMRAMGMNAVCAYLFWNFHEWEEGKYDWKGQADVAEFCRLAQAEGLLVVLRPGPYACAEWEMGGLPWWLLKDKDIELRTRDPKFLEASKSWIKEVGRELGPLQVTKGGPIVMVQVENEYGFYGDDKEYMTELARATREAGFDVPLFACNPRVKIDVARIPELFPVVNFGSDPEGAFKALREVLPEGPLMCGEFYPGWFDTWGYPHHLGNTKGYLSDLEYMLKNKGSFSIYMAHGGTSFGLWAGADGPFKPDTSSYDYDAPISEAGWIGEKFQKTRELMSRYLEAGEKLPDAPANLPVMSVPEFSLEQSAAIFENLPTPVADRQVQNMEMYDQGRGMILYRTTIPAGPEAMLNTSPVHDFGWVFVDGRQIGILDRRRASSKVTIPARTEPQTLDLLVEAMGRVNFGRGVHDRKGLNGEISLVPKKGDKVVLENWQVFNMDLGEKMLAGLQWKKGKAMGPAFWRGTFQVGKTDDTFLDVSSWGKGVVWINGHCLGRFWAIGPTQTMYVPGPWLKKGENEVIVLDLIGPERPVLSGLEKPILDKLHPEKDFNKPSLLSKGKLLLDGLTPQWEATFENKDEAQTVRFGKTLEGRQLALEMLNSQDGGPFAVISELDLLDEHGKPLPQANWRIVYADSEELSAEDGSAANTINGQVSDFWHTAWSATKAPYPHRLILDLGVQTRIGGIRYTPRPGMKQVGRLKDYRIYVGDTLVETP, encoded by the coding sequence ATGAAATCGAAAATCCTCAGTCTTTTTCTCGCCTTGAGCCTGAACCAAGCTTCCGCTGCAGAGGCAAAGCACACGTTCGAAATCGGGAAGGACGCCTTCCTGCTTGATGGGAATCCAATCGTGATTCGCTGCGGCGAGCTTCACTCTGCGCGAGTGCCGAGAGAGTATTGGCAGGATCGCCTTCGTCGCATGCGGGCCATGGGCATGAATGCCGTCTGCGCCTATCTGTTTTGGAATTTCCACGAATGGGAGGAGGGTAAATACGACTGGAAAGGGCAGGCGGACGTTGCGGAGTTTTGCCGTCTCGCCCAGGCGGAAGGGCTGCTGGTTGTTCTGCGTCCGGGGCCGTATGCCTGCGCGGAGTGGGAGATGGGAGGGCTGCCGTGGTGGCTGCTGAAGGACAAGGATATCGAACTCCGGACACGTGATCCGAAATTCCTGGAAGCCAGCAAGTCGTGGATTAAGGAAGTGGGCCGTGAACTCGGGCCGCTTCAGGTGACGAAAGGCGGCCCCATCGTCATGGTGCAGGTGGAGAACGAATATGGCTTCTACGGAGACGACAAGGAGTACATGACGGAACTGGCCCGGGCGACTCGGGAGGCGGGCTTTGATGTGCCTCTTTTTGCCTGCAACCCCCGGGTAAAAATCGATGTCGCTCGCATCCCCGAGCTGTTTCCGGTGGTTAATTTTGGAAGTGACCCGGAAGGAGCATTCAAGGCCCTGCGCGAGGTGCTGCCCGAGGGACCGTTGATGTGTGGGGAGTTTTATCCCGGGTGGTTCGACACATGGGGTTACCCGCATCATCTCGGCAACACCAAGGGATACCTCTCCGATCTGGAGTACATGCTGAAAAACAAGGGCTCGTTCAGCATCTACATGGCCCACGGCGGAACAAGCTTCGGCCTGTGGGCCGGGGCCGATGGGCCGTTCAAGCCCGATACGAGCAGCTACGACTACGATGCTCCGATCAGCGAGGCGGGATGGATCGGCGAAAAGTTCCAGAAGACGCGCGAGCTTATGTCGCGATACCTGGAGGCAGGCGAGAAATTGCCTGATGCACCGGCGAATCTCCCGGTGATGTCCGTGCCTGAGTTTTCGCTCGAGCAGAGCGCCGCGATTTTTGAGAACCTGCCCACGCCTGTGGCCGATCGGCAGGTGCAAAACATGGAGATGTACGACCAGGGACGGGGAATGATCCTTTATCGCACGACGATTCCGGCCGGTCCCGAGGCTATGTTGAATACCAGTCCCGTGCATGACTTTGGCTGGGTCTTCGTGGATGGCCGGCAGATCGGCATCCTCGACCGCCGCCGGGCCAGCAGCAAGGTGACCATCCCCGCCCGCACCGAACCCCAGACGCTCGACCTTCTGGTCGAGGCGATGGGAAGGGTGAATTTCGGCCGTGGCGTCCACGATCGCAAGGGACTCAATGGAGAGATTTCGCTCGTCCCCAAAAAGGGCGACAAGGTGGTGCTCGAAAACTGGCAGGTCTTCAATATGGATCTCGGTGAGAAAATGCTCGCTGGACTCCAGTGGAAAAAGGGCAAGGCGATGGGGCCGGCCTTTTGGCGGGGAACTTTTCAGGTCGGAAAAACGGACGACACTTTCCTCGATGTGTCCTCCTGGGGCAAAGGTGTGGTCTGGATTAACGGGCATTGCCTTGGGCGATTCTGGGCCATCGGACCGACGCAAACCATGTACGTCCCCGGGCCCTGGCTAAAAAAGGGCGAGAACGAAGTAATCGTGCTCGACCTGATCGGGCCGGAGAGGCCCGTGCTGTCGGGCCTGGAGAAGCCGATCCTCGACAAGCTGCATCCCGAAAAGGACTTCAACAAACCGTCGCTCCTGTCCAAGGGCAAACTGCTGCTCGACGGGCTGACGCCCCAGTGGGAAGCCACCTTTGAGAACAAGGACGAGGCGCAAACAGTGCGTTTTGGCAAGACGCTGGAGGGGCGGCAACTCGCCCTGGAGATGCTGAACTCCCAGGATGGCGGGCCATTTGCCGTGATATCGGAACTCGATCTGCTCGATGAGCATGGCAAACCGCTGCCGCAAGCGAACTGGCGCATTGTTTACGCAGACAGCGAGGAGCTTTCTGCCGAGGACGGTTCAGCCGCCAATACCATCAATGGCCAGGTATCCGACTTTTGGCACACGGCATGGAGCGCCACCAAGGCGCCCTATCCCCATCGGCTGATTCTCGACCTCGGGGTGCAAACGCGCATTGGAGGCATCCGCTACACTCCCCGCCCCGGAATGAAGCAGGTCGGCCGTCTCAAGGACTATCGTATTTATGTCGGCGACACGCTTGTCGAAACTCCCTAG
- a CDS encoding alpha-L-rhamnosidase-related protein: MGILAAFVPVLFATPAAQWIWADGGPGVNEWLIFRRKFSLPQVSPGATLRIAAADKYWLWLNGRLIIREGGLKSGPTPTGWYVDEVDVSRALQKGDNQIAILVWHYGRPGASHRNTPQGALYVSLEDGTAKVISDAGWKVIRHPAFGQAGGGFSVTLPEQAVEFDARRDPEGWTDPQFDDRSWNAATLLGPPPVQPWGRLVSRPIPQWRDGEISPYINPGELSLPRTGPAELIGRLPFNMQVHPWIELDAQPGREVLIQVERDKKETRYVTRAGRQEFEVPTWGNGHFVKYTIPEGVQVLRIGYRPTGYDSEIVGRFSSSDAGLDLLWSKAVRTAYLCMRDTFMDCPDRERSSWPGDAANIMEITLRGLDRKSDLMIAKTFREFAGWASPKGNLWGAVPTSRFPGSFREFPSQSLLLIGFGLPAYWNSSADREFLKSFYPAMRRYLLDLYAVKDGIVQHRGPMDTQWGPGVQSWYDWGDNVDIEPLDQVLYYKALEALRDSAAALGYSEDVLSCDRLRAQMRDAFDRRYWSDAQKAYMTPQRAGAPDDRVQALAIVTGIAPPERWGSLADFLENNARCSIYMERFPLQALVEAGRPDSALTRLKRRWSAEIASDYSTLPEKFGERSNHAWGGAAIVVLAERAMGISILEPGYRRVRFDPPPTGLEFADYSLPTIHGILKLAFRRGTESVSIQLEIPEGIIVEVPDGNSIRRFGKGSWKETLPMAR; encoded by the coding sequence GTGGGGATCCTCGCAGCCTTTGTGCCGGTCCTCTTTGCCACTCCGGCTGCGCAGTGGATCTGGGCGGATGGCGGCCCGGGGGTGAATGAATGGCTGATCTTCCGGCGAAAGTTCAGCCTGCCTCAGGTATCCCCTGGTGCCACTCTACGCATCGCTGCCGCCGACAAATACTGGCTGTGGCTCAATGGCCGTCTCATCATTCGTGAGGGTGGCTTGAAAAGTGGCCCGACCCCGACGGGTTGGTATGTCGACGAAGTGGATGTCTCCAGAGCGTTGCAAAAGGGGGACAATCAGATCGCCATTCTAGTCTGGCACTATGGACGTCCCGGTGCATCGCATCGCAATACGCCTCAGGGTGCTCTGTACGTTTCTCTTGAGGATGGGACAGCCAAGGTCATTTCGGATGCCGGTTGGAAGGTAATACGCCATCCGGCGTTTGGACAGGCGGGTGGGGGATTTTCGGTGACTCTTCCCGAGCAGGCGGTGGAGTTTGACGCCCGCAGAGATCCTGAAGGTTGGACCGACCCACAGTTCGACGACAGAAGCTGGAATGCCGCGACTTTGCTCGGGCCTCCTCCCGTACAGCCCTGGGGGCGGCTGGTGTCCCGGCCCATCCCGCAATGGCGCGACGGCGAGATCTCGCCGTACATTAATCCTGGCGAGCTGTCCCTCCCGAGGACAGGGCCGGCTGAACTGATCGGTCGACTTCCCTTCAACATGCAGGTCCATCCATGGATCGAGCTTGATGCCCAGCCGGGACGCGAGGTCTTGATCCAGGTCGAGCGAGACAAGAAGGAGACCCGCTACGTCACCAGGGCAGGAAGACAGGAATTTGAGGTGCCGACATGGGGTAACGGCCATTTCGTCAAGTACACCATTCCCGAAGGAGTCCAGGTTCTGCGCATTGGCTATCGTCCGACGGGTTATGATAGCGAGATCGTCGGGAGGTTTTCTTCCTCGGATGCTGGTCTCGATCTCCTCTGGTCCAAGGCCGTTCGCACAGCCTATCTGTGCATGCGCGATACCTTCATGGACTGCCCGGATCGTGAGCGCTCTTCCTGGCCTGGAGATGCCGCGAATATCATGGAGATCACCTTGCGCGGCCTGGATCGCAAGAGTGACCTGATGATTGCCAAAACATTCAGGGAATTCGCCGGCTGGGCTTCACCGAAAGGGAATCTCTGGGGCGCGGTGCCGACGAGTCGCTTCCCCGGCAGTTTCCGGGAGTTCCCTTCCCAGTCGCTTTTGCTCATCGGGTTCGGTCTGCCCGCATACTGGAACTCATCTGCCGATAGAGAGTTCCTAAAGTCCTTCTATCCCGCGATGAGGCGATATCTGCTCGATCTCTACGCTGTTAAGGATGGCATCGTGCAGCATCGTGGGCCGATGGACACTCAATGGGGACCGGGCGTACAAAGTTGGTACGATTGGGGGGACAACGTGGATATCGAACCTCTCGATCAAGTGCTTTATTACAAGGCCCTGGAAGCACTGAGAGACAGCGCGGCAGCTCTCGGGTATTCCGAGGATGTGCTATCCTGCGACAGGCTGCGAGCGCAAATGCGTGACGCCTTCGATCGCCGATATTGGTCCGACGCGCAGAAGGCTTACATGACCCCTCAACGTGCCGGTGCACCTGATGATCGCGTCCAGGCCCTCGCCATTGTCACCGGTATCGCACCCCCGGAGCGTTGGGGGAGCCTTGCCGACTTCCTGGAGAACAATGCCCGCTGCAGTATCTACATGGAGCGGTTTCCGTTGCAGGCTCTGGTCGAGGCTGGTCGACCGGATAGTGCATTGACCCGTCTGAAAAGGCGCTGGTCGGCGGAGATTGCCTCCGACTATTCGACACTTCCGGAGAAATTCGGTGAGCGTTCCAATCATGCCTGGGGAGGGGCCGCGATCGTCGTGCTGGCAGAGCGAGCGATGGGCATTTCCATCTTGGAACCTGGATACCGGCGTGTGAGATTTGACCCGCCTCCGACCGGTCTTGAGTTTGCCGATTATTCCCTTCCCACGATCCATGGGATATTGAAACTCGCCTTTCGTCGAGGGACGGAAAGCGTCTCCATTCAACTTGAGATTCCCGAGGGAATCATCGTCGAGGTTCCTGATGGGAATTCCATCCGGCGTTTTGGAAAGGGTTCTTGGAAAGAGACTCTCCCCATGGCGCGTTAA
- a CDS encoding glycosyltransferase has product MPLLVYGFFIVVLWFLFQQVEHQKGSRGGILALGALGLFRYGWLTVNLVRSYIYRFVAFPRMRRAADAIQQPYPEQVHFIIPTFKEKPWVTKEMLISVTREAASIPSLVRLYITTGGPDEDVIVRDVLAKCPPNPRLSVYMMRQAGKRYGMAYALRAAARTNLGEPSSVVILMDGDTLLGNGILRKSLPFFALRPKVGGITTNNIAVTNGPQWYRDWYTLRFSLRNRYMCSTSLSGKVLTLTGRFSFIRSEIALSDEFIERVEKDSIDDWVYGRIEFKTGDDKSTWFTLLKNGWEMLYLPDTYIYCLENAGDKPFRESVGKMRRWFGNMLRNNGRALALGWNKVGFFAWFSLLDQRISMWTSLVLPTGVLILIFTESPFVVVYFALWVLYTRLIYLCALVVEGHRMSNWDLPLLLYQQWVGSFIKIQTFSDLRRQKWGAARGDARNMRDRFGALQTTLWFGIFGLIVALLVLS; this is encoded by the coding sequence ATGCCACTGCTTGTCTACGGCTTCTTCATCGTCGTGCTCTGGTTTCTTTTTCAGCAGGTCGAGCATCAGAAGGGAAGCCGGGGCGGCATCCTGGCTCTCGGCGCCCTCGGATTATTTCGCTACGGCTGGCTCACGGTGAATCTCGTCCGCTCGTATATCTATCGTTTCGTTGCCTTTCCCAGAATGAGGCGCGCGGCGGATGCGATCCAGCAGCCCTATCCCGAGCAGGTCCATTTCATCATTCCGACCTTCAAGGAAAAGCCATGGGTGACGAAGGAGATGCTCATCTCGGTCACGAGAGAAGCCGCCTCGATTCCCTCGCTCGTCAGGCTCTACATCACCACGGGCGGCCCGGACGAAGACGTGATCGTGCGCGACGTGTTGGCAAAATGTCCGCCGAATCCCCGCCTCAGCGTTTACATGATGCGGCAGGCCGGCAAGCGCTACGGTATGGCCTATGCCTTGAGGGCGGCCGCCCGAACGAATCTCGGCGAACCCAGCAGCGTGGTCATTCTCATGGACGGCGACACGTTGCTCGGCAACGGCATCCTGCGCAAGTCGCTCCCCTTTTTCGCCCTTCGGCCCAAAGTTGGAGGCATCACCACCAATAACATTGCTGTAACCAACGGCCCGCAGTGGTATCGCGACTGGTACACACTCCGCTTCTCCCTGCGTAACCGCTATATGTGCTCCACGAGTTTGTCGGGCAAGGTGCTCACGCTCACCGGGCGGTTTTCGTTCATTCGGTCCGAGATCGCGCTTTCGGATGAGTTCATTGAGCGCGTGGAGAAAGACTCGATTGATGACTGGGTCTATGGCCGCATTGAATTCAAGACCGGTGACGACAAAAGCACCTGGTTCACGCTTTTAAAGAACGGCTGGGAGATGCTTTATCTCCCCGACACCTACATTTACTGCCTCGAGAACGCTGGGGATAAACCCTTCCGCGAGAGCGTGGGCAAGATGCGGAGATGGTTCGGCAACATGCTGAGAAACAATGGGCGTGCCCTGGCTCTCGGGTGGAACAAGGTCGGCTTCTTTGCGTGGTTTTCGCTGCTCGATCAGCGTATCTCCATGTGGACGAGCCTCGTGCTGCCGACAGGCGTGCTCATCCTCATCTTTACCGAGTCCCCCTTTGTGGTGGTTTACTTCGCTCTTTGGGTGCTCTACACACGGTTGATCTACCTTTGTGCTCTGGTCGTCGAGGGACATCGCATGAGCAATTGGGATCTGCCGCTCCTTCTTTATCAGCAGTGGGTCGGCTCGTTTATCAAGATCCAGACCTTTAGCGACTTGAGGCGTCAAAAATGGGGCGCTGCTCGCGGTGATGCCCGCAATATGCGGGACCGGTTTGGAGCGCTGCAGACAACGCTGTGGTTTGGAATATTCGGCCTGATCGTCGCCCTGCTCGTGCTGAGCTAG